The Bacillus sp. Marseille-Q1617 genome has a segment encoding these proteins:
- a CDS encoding prenyltransferase/squalene oxidase repeat-containing protein produces the protein MKREIKETANKMVEELRRKQNPDGSWSFCFENSLLTDAYMIILIRSLFLKEDELVYQLVRRLLNMQTEEGTWKVFVDEEEGNLSATIEAYFALRFSGLLDEKDPRLKKAERFIKEKGGLEEAHTLTKLMLAVHGQYEWRYLMPIPIEVLIIPGAFPISFWDFSSYARGHIAPFLLLRDGRYHLKTSRTPNIRHLFLNTGRSQEPDQNRMFLLEKLKEGIKELAGLPDYLRTQARQFAHNYMLQRIESDGTYLSYFSTTFFMIYALMSTGDKEDSTVIRNAINGLKEMICQTDNGPHVQNSPSRVWDTALITDVLQESGVGFEGETVKESVSYLLKQQHYKFGDWAIEIPTVTPGGWGFSESNSIHPDVDDTTAALRALTYSASERPEIRQAWERGVDWVLGMQNRDGGWPAFEKNKTKGILASFPLDGAEAAAIDPSTADLTGRTLEFLGSRAGLTKDHPNMKRGIGWLKLSQEEDGSWPGRWGIHYIYGTWAAVTGMKAAGVQSTDKSIERAKSWLESIQRSDGGWGESCYSDQKNKYVPLSFSTASQTAWALDALISISDQADDAIEKGMRRLLDLINNEQTSPADSYPTGAGLKGKFYIHYHSYKWIWPLQTMSHYLTKYD, from the coding sequence GTGAAAAGGGAAATTAAAGAAACAGCCAATAAAATGGTGGAAGAACTTCGGCGGAAACAGAATCCTGACGGCAGCTGGTCGTTTTGTTTTGAAAACAGTCTGCTGACGGATGCCTATATGATCATCTTGATCCGTTCTTTATTTTTGAAGGAAGATGAGCTTGTCTATCAATTGGTCAGAAGACTTCTGAATATGCAGACGGAAGAAGGGACGTGGAAGGTGTTCGTGGATGAGGAAGAAGGGAATCTATCGGCTACGATTGAAGCTTACTTTGCGTTGAGATTCAGTGGCCTTCTAGATGAAAAAGACCCTCGTTTGAAAAAAGCGGAAAGGTTCATCAAGGAGAAAGGGGGACTGGAGGAGGCTCATACGCTTACGAAGCTGATGCTTGCGGTTCATGGTCAGTATGAGTGGCGATATCTGATGCCAATTCCGATTGAAGTCCTGATTATTCCAGGTGCATTTCCTATCAGCTTTTGGGATTTCAGCAGCTATGCAAGGGGGCATATCGCTCCGTTCCTGCTACTCCGGGATGGGCGCTATCATCTGAAGACATCGCGAACGCCAAACATCAGGCATCTGTTCCTGAATACAGGGCGCAGCCAGGAACCTGACCAGAACCGAATGTTTCTTCTGGAGAAACTAAAAGAGGGAATCAAGGAGCTTGCGGGTTTGCCGGATTACCTTCGTACACAGGCCAGGCAGTTTGCACACAATTATATGTTGCAGCGGATAGAGTCAGATGGAACATACTTGAGTTATTTCAGTACTACCTTTTTTATGATTTATGCGTTGATGTCGACAGGAGATAAGGAAGACTCCACTGTCATAAGAAATGCCATAAACGGTTTAAAGGAGATGATCTGTCAAACGGATAACGGGCCTCATGTCCAGAATTCCCCTTCACGCGTATGGGACACCGCACTGATCACCGATGTCCTGCAAGAATCGGGTGTCGGCTTTGAAGGCGAGACGGTAAAGGAGTCTGTCAGTTACTTGTTAAAACAGCAGCATTATAAATTCGGGGATTGGGCCATCGAGATTCCAACCGTTACTCCAGGGGGCTGGGGGTTTTCTGAAAGCAATTCGATTCATCCTGATGTGGATGATACGACAGCTGCGCTTCGCGCCCTCACCTATTCAGCCAGCGAAAGACCTGAGATCCGGCAAGCTTGGGAGAGGGGGGTGGATTGGGTGCTCGGTATGCAGAACCGTGATGGGGGCTGGCCCGCTTTTGAAAAGAATAAGACCAAAGGGATTCTTGCTTCATTTCCGTTGGACGGGGCAGAAGCGGCAGCGATTGATCCTTCTACAGCAGACCTGACAGGAAGGACCCTTGAATTCCTCGGCAGCCGGGCCGGACTGACAAAGGATCACCCAAATATGAAAAGGGGCATTGGGTGGTTGAAGCTGAGTCAGGAAGAGGACGGTTCCTGGCCAGGCAGGTGGGGGATCCACTATATTTATGGAACGTGGGCGGCTGTCACGGGGATGAAGGCTGCAGGAGTGCAGTCAACAGATAAAAGCATCGAGAGGGCAAAGAGTTGGCTCGAAAGCATTCAAAGAAGTGACGGGGGCTGGGGCGAGTCATGCTACAGCGATCAAAAAAACAAGTACGTTCCGCTTTCCTTCAGTACGGCCTCGCAGACAGCGTGGGCACTTGATGCCCTCATCAGTATATCCGACCAAGCCGACGATGCCATTGAAAAAGGAATGAGAAGGCTCTTGGACCTCATCAATAACGAACAGACTTCCCCGGCAGATTCCTACCCGACAGGAGCAGGCCTTAAGGGGAAATTCTATATCCACTACCACAGCTACAAATGGATCTGGCCGCTCCAGACTATGAGCCATTATTTAACTAAATACGACTGA
- a CDS encoding sodium:alanine symporter family protein — protein MLDVLNKINSFLWGTPSLVLLFGTGLFLTIMLKGLQFKKLFYAFKLAFTKEPKSESAESEGDISNFKTLMTALSATIGNGNIAGVATALTIGGPGAIFWMWIVGLLGMATKYAEALLAMKYRVKNKNGEYSGGPMYYVEKGLGSKWKWLAVAFALFGAFAALGIGNSVQSNTIADVMTTSFSINNWVTGIVLAVLTALIIFGGIQRISTVASFFVPIMAFLYIGGSLLIIGLNYDMIVPAFKLIFHYAFNPVAAAGGFAGIVISEAIRSGVSRGIFSNEAGLGTAALIAGNAKTDHPVKQALVAMTGTFIVTIIVCTMTGLVLIITGFWDPTGGAISGVQHAADLDGGALTSAAFGHALGVAGEYIVSFSVIFFGFSTIVGWYMYGEKCFEYLTGYRYIASYRLIYVVATGMGAVANLELVWAFADMSNALMMIPNLIALLLLYKVIVKETNHYFNEYLPGQMQSYSKRKAS, from the coding sequence ATGTTAGATGTACTAAACAAGATCAATTCATTTCTTTGGGGGACACCAAGTTTAGTACTGTTGTTCGGGACAGGCTTATTTTTGACCATCATGCTTAAAGGCTTGCAGTTCAAGAAATTATTTTACGCATTTAAGCTGGCATTTACGAAGGAACCGAAATCTGAATCTGCTGAGTCTGAAGGTGACATCAGTAACTTTAAAACATTGATGACTGCATTATCCGCAACCATTGGAAACGGGAACATCGCAGGTGTGGCTACGGCTTTGACAATCGGGGGACCAGGGGCCATCTTCTGGATGTGGATCGTCGGCCTTTTAGGGATGGCGACGAAATATGCAGAGGCACTGCTTGCGATGAAATACCGTGTGAAAAATAAAAACGGAGAGTATTCAGGCGGACCGATGTATTACGTTGAAAAGGGGCTCGGGAGCAAGTGGAAATGGCTCGCTGTTGCTTTTGCTCTATTCGGGGCATTCGCCGCACTTGGAATCGGGAACAGCGTGCAGTCGAATACGATTGCCGATGTCATGACGACGAGCTTTTCAATTAATAATTGGGTAACCGGGATTGTACTGGCTGTGCTTACTGCACTGATTATTTTCGGCGGTATCCAACGAATCAGCACGGTGGCTTCATTCTTCGTGCCAATCATGGCCTTCCTTTATATCGGCGGGTCACTATTGATCATCGGACTGAATTATGACATGATCGTTCCAGCTTTCAAACTGATTTTCCATTACGCATTTAATCCTGTTGCAGCTGCAGGCGGATTTGCCGGTATTGTCATCAGTGAAGCAATCCGCAGCGGTGTATCACGCGGAATCTTCTCAAATGAAGCCGGCCTTGGTACGGCCGCGCTGATTGCCGGGAATGCAAAAACGGATCATCCTGTAAAACAGGCCCTGGTTGCAATGACCGGGACATTCATCGTGACGATCATCGTGTGTACAATGACGGGGCTCGTCTTGATTATCACCGGTTTCTGGGATCCGACCGGCGGTGCCATTTCAGGTGTCCAGCATGCCGCTGACCTTGACGGCGGTGCATTGACGAGCGCCGCATTCGGACATGCCCTCGGGGTTGCAGGAGAATACATCGTTTCATTCTCCGTCATTTTCTTTGGGTTCTCGACGATTGTCGGCTGGTATATGTACGGTGAGAAGTGCTTCGAGTACTTGACCGGCTATCGCTATATTGCTTCGTACCGTTTGATTTATGTCGTTGCAACCGGGATGGGTGCAGTGGCGAATCTTGAACTGGTTTGGGCATTTGCAGACATGTCGAACGCCCTGATGATGATTCCGAACTTAATTGCCTTACTTCTTCTTTATAAGGTGATCGTGAAGGAAACAAATCATTACTTTAATGAGTATCTGCCCGGGCAGATGCAGTCTTATTCTAAAAGAAAAGCAAGTTAA
- a CDS encoding molybdenum cofactor guanylyltransferase — protein sequence MDRKNVMGVILAGGKSRRFGSNKGFALYKGVPFYEWSIRAMKKAVESCVLVTNRELEREYKAVAGMTVIVDDASFEESGPLGGMYTAMSEMAPVEWYVLLPIDVPYINSSIIEQIIEADGTGCKAIIPIIEGKKQFLIAAYHYSLKDVIYEQLLTGNYRMQSLVEKIDVHYIEEKKMGKNAGVSFRNVNTVHDLEIFKREDCDKHHNEH from the coding sequence ATGGATAGAAAGAACGTGATGGGCGTGATTCTCGCAGGAGGCAAGTCAAGAAGATTTGGTTCAAATAAAGGATTTGCCCTTTATAAAGGAGTTCCTTTTTATGAATGGTCAATAAGAGCGATGAAGAAAGCTGTAGAGAGCTGTGTTTTGGTCACAAATAGGGAACTGGAGAGAGAGTATAAAGCTGTAGCCGGAATGACTGTCATAGTGGATGATGCATCCTTCGAAGAAAGTGGGCCGCTTGGAGGAATGTATACCGCTATGTCAGAAATGGCACCGGTTGAATGGTATGTTCTGCTGCCGATTGATGTTCCTTATATCAATTCCTCCATTATAGAGCAAATCATTGAGGCTGATGGAACAGGGTGCAAAGCGATCATTCCCATCATTGAGGGGAAAAAACAGTTTTTGATTGCAGCGTATCATTATTCTCTCAAAGATGTGATTTATGAGCAGTTGCTTACAGGAAACTACAGGATGCAGTCTTTAGTGGAGAAGATAGATGTTCACTATATTGAGGAAAAAAAGATGGGGAAAAATGCGGGCGTATCCTTTAGAAATGTGAATACAGTCCATGATTTGGAAATCTTTAAAAGGGAGGACTGTGACAAACATCATAATGAGCACTGA
- a CDS encoding GNAT family N-acetyltransferase encodes MKTTLEKVRIVEYHEGLAKGIAKMWNESRENWGGDSTVTTEQDVIDKEGNSTNLHLYLAMVDEEVVGYCGLSQYREDEGALYIPLLNVHPDYHGLKIGKQLVLKALEKTIELKWPRLDLFTWPGNTKAVPLYKKCGFFWEDRDDTTHLMNFIPSVLQIDWLKPFFDKHDWYSASQRVIEVKPDGIKDGDHTYYEYKWEAGDEYVRVQFERTGRGIRLIETQDLLVEMKLPDFKLLEKEDQPVTYRVVNKTDAPVEVSLWGMSTEVVNHSFIGKETVENEWAGEYPAVLTLPEREPSPWKTHPAVSANIEIDGRLFPLKMGVFPKQAGRLNLRTVKKNWRPNQKAVLYVDIESQLDDDALWTVKLPQSKVLKWEQKEVTTELKRKSRVSVPIKAELLKNGFYSEDVNIEVKKQDGECFEFQSKLTLAFPGLGARFGGETDEHWAAYNGPYFVEIEKRNHFVKIGSLHSKQNPMTLFTPKLGKPFSEEFSKKEATSVEYIETPEAFVVKTTLESVTFSSVILNTYMKIYGSGILEIKHEVVNKSDEPKERLYLIQPLPIEFKRMAIPQKDGVVTGDEAMMPFMDYIRDKEISERWLFTSAANGETKGLAWPEGALGRKNDWHFAIEYKIDHVPSQKEVCLGPIQVGINSSPSWKEWRSFVLGDDTDSMEECPLYTLEAADGNLITPARGKVNYSFRSMLTPYLEGKLFLEGEGNSVEQRVTKKDEVTEVNVELCHGTPGVNRLTGQFQSRGQQASLETAALVTGNKEIGMVENEDGWTVDNGVLAFKAAAGYYPGIYSLIYKNKEFLHHQYPEPGPKAWWNPWGGGVRYTFMNVSPYSMLKEPTTVEPVTKQDEHGNSWSGLSVTTVFKEHETMKGVTLRQYALTLPEVPVLAFYCEIEQNSGRTFAGESVDLEAFFKPGEALSSCYVKLPSQGKFDTYYSGVEEFVLGDSPYVHAGSDERKEKALLIHPESAKMNEVYMNQEVFVAASSEEWSAASGECVKVKPTLMVLGEEDFSGSYKQFRKISFK; translated from the coding sequence ATGAAGACAACCTTAGAGAAAGTAAGAATAGTAGAATATCATGAAGGTCTCGCGAAAGGGATCGCGAAGATGTGGAACGAAAGCCGGGAAAACTGGGGCGGGGATTCCACAGTAACAACAGAGCAGGATGTCATAGACAAAGAGGGAAACTCTACGAATCTTCATCTATATCTGGCCATGGTCGATGAAGAGGTGGTCGGGTACTGCGGCTTATCACAATACCGTGAAGATGAAGGTGCGCTGTATATTCCGCTCTTGAATGTCCACCCGGACTATCATGGATTGAAAATCGGGAAGCAGCTCGTCCTGAAAGCACTCGAAAAAACGATTGAATTGAAGTGGCCCCGCCTTGACTTGTTTACGTGGCCCGGCAATACCAAAGCCGTTCCGCTTTATAAGAAGTGCGGGTTCTTCTGGGAAGACAGGGATGATACCACTCATTTAATGAATTTCATTCCTTCTGTATTACAAATCGACTGGCTGAAGCCATTCTTTGATAAACATGACTGGTATAGTGCGAGTCAGCGTGTCATCGAGGTGAAACCGGACGGAATCAAGGATGGGGATCATACTTACTATGAATACAAATGGGAGGCGGGGGACGAGTATGTCCGCGTCCAATTTGAACGGACAGGACGAGGAATCCGCCTGATCGAAACGCAGGATCTTCTCGTGGAAATGAAGCTTCCGGACTTTAAGCTTCTTGAAAAAGAAGACCAGCCCGTTACTTATCGAGTTGTCAACAAAACGGATGCACCAGTCGAAGTTTCCCTTTGGGGCATGTCCACGGAAGTCGTGAATCATAGTTTCATAGGGAAGGAAACGGTGGAAAACGAGTGGGCCGGTGAATATCCTGCTGTCCTCACACTGCCAGAACGGGAACCAAGCCCATGGAAAACACATCCGGCGGTGTCGGCAAATATCGAAATTGACGGCAGATTATTCCCACTAAAAATGGGTGTTTTTCCTAAACAGGCAGGCAGACTGAACTTACGCACCGTAAAAAAGAATTGGCGTCCGAATCAGAAAGCGGTTCTATATGTCGATATCGAAAGCCAGCTTGATGACGATGCACTGTGGACGGTTAAACTGCCGCAAAGTAAGGTCCTGAAGTGGGAACAAAAAGAAGTTACAACTGAATTAAAGAGGAAAAGCAGGGTTTCCGTGCCCATTAAGGCCGAGCTTTTAAAAAATGGTTTTTACTCAGAAGACGTGAATATCGAAGTCAAGAAACAGGACGGCGAATGCTTCGAGTTCCAATCAAAGCTGACACTCGCATTCCCGGGACTCGGCGCACGGTTCGGAGGGGAAACCGACGAGCACTGGGCAGCGTATAACGGTCCTTATTTTGTCGAGATTGAAAAGAGAAATCATTTCGTCAAAATCGGTTCCCTGCACTCCAAACAAAACCCGATGACTCTTTTTACACCAAAACTGGGTAAGCCGTTCAGCGAAGAGTTTTCAAAGAAAGAAGCCACTTCGGTGGAGTACATTGAAACCCCTGAGGCCTTTGTCGTGAAGACCACTTTGGAATCAGTAACTTTTTCATCGGTGATTTTGAATACGTATATGAAGATATACGGGTCCGGAATCTTGGAAATCAAACATGAAGTCGTGAATAAATCCGATGAACCGAAAGAGCGGCTCTATCTGATCCAGCCGCTGCCGATCGAGTTCAAGCGGATGGCCATTCCACAAAAAGATGGCGTGGTCACAGGCGATGAGGCCATGATGCCGTTCATGGACTATATCCGTGATAAGGAAATCTCGGAACGCTGGCTGTTCACCTCGGCAGCGAATGGTGAAACGAAAGGTCTTGCGTGGCCGGAAGGTGCATTGGGGAGAAAAAATGATTGGCATTTTGCGATTGAATATAAGATCGACCATGTCCCTTCCCAGAAGGAAGTATGCCTCGGTCCGATCCAAGTCGGGATCAATTCATCCCCGTCCTGGAAAGAATGGAGGTCATTCGTTCTCGGCGATGATACAGACAGCATGGAAGAATGCCCGCTTTATACTCTTGAAGCGGCTGATGGGAACCTTATTACCCCGGCTCGTGGAAAGGTGAACTATTCTTTCCGGTCTATGCTTACACCTTATCTCGAAGGAAAACTATTCCTTGAGGGTGAAGGGAATAGTGTGGAACAAAGGGTGACGAAAAAGGATGAAGTCACAGAAGTGAATGTGGAACTTTGTCACGGGACACCTGGAGTGAATCGGTTAACAGGCCAATTCCAATCCCGAGGTCAGCAGGCATCACTCGAAACAGCCGCGCTGGTAACAGGTAATAAAGAAATCGGGATGGTAGAGAATGAGGATGGCTGGACCGTGGACAATGGCGTGCTTGCCTTCAAAGCGGCAGCCGGCTATTATCCTGGAATATATTCATTGATTTATAAAAATAAAGAATTCCTTCACCATCAGTATCCGGAACCGGGACCGAAAGCCTGGTGGAATCCGTGGGGAGGAGGGGTGCGTTATACCTTCATGAATGTAAGTCCCTACTCGATGCTGAAAGAGCCGACAACCGTGGAACCTGTCACAAAGCAGGATGAGCACGGAAACAGCTGGAGCGGGCTTTCCGTGACCACGGTGTTCAAAGAGCATGAAACGATGAAGGGGGTCACCCTCCGTCAATATGCGCTTACTCTTCCGGAAGTTCCCGTTCTTGCTTTCTATTGCGAAATCGAACAGAATTCCGGCCGTACGTTTGCGGGAGAGTCGGTGGATCTCGAGGCATTCTTCAAACCTGGTGAAGCATTATCTTCATGCTATGTGAAGCTGCCGTCCCAAGGGAAGTTCGATACGTATTATTCGGGTGTGGAAGAGTTTGTGCTTGGAGACAGCCCATACGTCCATGCAGGTTCAGATGAACGAAAAGAAAAGGCCCTGCTCATCCACCCTGAATCTGCAAAAATGAATGAGGTGTATATGAATCAGGAAGTATTCGTAGCCGCCTCTTCAGAGGAATGGTCAGCTGCTTCTGGTGAATGTGTGAAGGTCAAGCCGACCTTGATGGTCCTGGGTGAGGAAGACTTTTCCGGGTCGTATAAGCAATTCAGAAAAATATCATTTAAGTAA
- a CDS encoding class I SAM-dependent methyltransferase produces the protein MSFSHYGKLCTEVYDLTKEVGQSFSGDIEFYREKLRDTKGRILEAMVGSGRVMIPLLANGLKVDGMDDSPEMLASCRHRLEERGLQAELYESNLQTLDLPHQYEAIIIPGGSFLLIDDREESMHALRKLHDHLEPGGRLMMDVFLPDAQFETGKVNTSVFPLPDGDTITMESKLVEADFFYQRKVTHLKYEKWRSGSLIETELQRFAIRWYGVEELRLILKEIGFSKINICADFVEGKQPSGSHEKIIYIAEK, from the coding sequence ATGTCGTTTAGTCACTATGGAAAGCTTTGTACAGAAGTATATGACCTGACAAAAGAAGTAGGACAATCATTCAGTGGGGATATTGAATTTTATCGGGAAAAGTTGAGAGATACAAAAGGCAGGATCCTGGAGGCTATGGTCGGCTCTGGCAGGGTCATGATCCCTTTATTGGCAAACGGTCTTAAGGTGGACGGTATGGATGATTCACCGGAAATGCTCGCCTCATGCAGACACCGTTTGGAAGAGAGGGGGCTTCAGGCGGAGCTTTACGAATCCAATTTACAGACTCTTGATTTGCCTCATCAGTATGAAGCAATCATCATCCCTGGTGGTTCCTTTTTATTGATTGATGACCGTGAAGAATCCATGCACGCGTTAAGGAAACTCCATGATCACCTGGAACCTGGCGGGAGACTTATGATGGATGTGTTTCTTCCTGACGCTCAATTTGAGACCGGCAAGGTGAATACATCCGTCTTCCCGCTTCCGGACGGAGACACCATTACGATGGAGAGCAAGCTCGTCGAAGCGGATTTCTTCTATCAGCGAAAAGTGACTCACCTGAAATACGAAAAATGGAGAAGCGGGAGTCTCATTGAAACAGAGCTCCAGCGTTTTGCCATTCGGTGGTATGGGGTGGAGGAGCTCAGGCTGATCCTGAAGGAAATCGGCTTTTCTAAAATAAACATCTGTGCAGACTTCGTGGAAGGAAAGCAGCCGTCAGGAAGTCATGAAAAGATCATTTATATTGCAGAGAAATAA
- a CDS encoding sodium:solute symporter, which yields MTEVGYWFIGFALFYTVFLIFVSQFSRKKAVDGNGFFVGGRGFNSFFVAVCITGLFSGSSYIAILELSYLTGISAIWYGVAETIHVLIIALVLITPFRKKALVTISGLLGDRYGEKVRGIAGAITAFTFPMWSVATALAFASAMSVFTGISLIWSVTITAVLLLAYLQFGGMWSIGFTQLSNVIVFFIMLAIGTYAFFINPGVEGIASLFKEKPQFASWNGAGIQTILAWFGTFLFNVILAQAAFQMALSCKTPEEGRKGLLYGAVLGIPLIIGAVLFGLAAQQVVPGQSQGLVAIPLYLMETLPAPLVGLFFLGFWAAALSWGAPCQFSGATSLGRDTGKAINPKATELQLVRYTKWSLVLLTVLMISFALIRSEQSAWWNVLAWVTRNSATFAPVVAALFWPVVTKRAALLSLFTGSSSGLLWYHLGGWAINDFYQNIHPVWIGMIINILTIVSISLIENAGKLEWMGSINSIGAYSAAVSLLLAVTAASTFGFLYKTGLLGIVLTLIVLGLFTTCINFIQKKETAVTKNAILKTS from the coding sequence ATGACAGAAGTTGGTTATTGGTTTATCGGTTTTGCACTTTTTTACACAGTCTTTCTTATTTTTGTAAGTCAGTTTTCAAGAAAGAAGGCTGTCGATGGGAATGGTTTCTTTGTTGGCGGACGGGGATTCAATTCCTTTTTTGTAGCAGTTTGCATTACTGGATTATTCTCGGGATCATCCTATATTGCGATACTCGAACTGAGCTATTTGACGGGTATATCAGCGATTTGGTACGGGGTGGCCGAGACCATTCACGTGTTGATCATTGCTCTGGTCCTGATTACCCCATTTAGAAAAAAAGCCCTTGTGACGATTTCAGGACTGCTTGGAGACCGTTATGGTGAAAAGGTCAGAGGGATCGCCGGCGCTATTACGGCGTTTACCTTCCCAATGTGGTCGGTCGCCACAGCACTTGCTTTTGCATCGGCAATGTCTGTATTTACCGGAATCTCATTGATTTGGTCCGTTACGATTACTGCGGTCCTTCTCCTCGCTTATCTTCAGTTTGGGGGAATGTGGTCAATCGGCTTTACACAATTGAGTAATGTGATCGTATTTTTCATCATGCTGGCGATTGGAACGTATGCATTCTTTATCAACCCCGGAGTAGAAGGAATTGCTTCGTTATTTAAAGAAAAACCTCAGTTTGCTTCTTGGAATGGAGCAGGAATACAAACCATACTTGCTTGGTTCGGTACCTTCTTGTTCAATGTGATCTTGGCTCAAGCTGCCTTTCAGATGGCGTTATCCTGTAAAACTCCTGAGGAGGGCCGAAAAGGATTATTATATGGTGCTGTTTTGGGCATTCCACTCATCATAGGTGCTGTTTTATTCGGTCTGGCTGCTCAGCAGGTGGTTCCGGGTCAATCCCAAGGCTTGGTAGCGATCCCACTTTACCTGATGGAGACTCTCCCTGCTCCACTTGTCGGATTATTTTTCCTCGGGTTCTGGGCTGCTGCCCTCAGCTGGGGTGCCCCGTGTCAATTCTCAGGGGCCACGAGCCTTGGGAGAGATACCGGAAAAGCCATCAACCCTAAAGCTACAGAGCTGCAGCTGGTTCGTTATACGAAGTGGTCCCTTGTGTTATTGACCGTATTAATGATTAGTTTCGCCTTAATTCGTTCTGAACAATCCGCTTGGTGGAATGTGCTCGCCTGGGTTACACGGAACTCGGCAACCTTCGCCCCCGTTGTAGCTGCTTTGTTCTGGCCGGTCGTTACAAAACGCGCTGCCCTCCTTTCTCTTTTTACAGGTTCATCTTCAGGGCTGCTCTGGTATCATCTGGGAGGTTGGGCGATCAATGATTTCTATCAGAATATACACCCTGTGTGGATCGGGATGATTATAAACATACTGACAATCGTGTCGATCAGTTTAATCGAAAATGCCGGCAAGCTGGAATGGATGGGTTCTATCAACAGCATTGGCGCGTATTCGGCAGCAGTATCTCTTTTGCTTGCTGTCACAGCGGCCTCGACATTCGGCTTTCTCTATAAAACAGGGCTGCTCGGCATTGTATTGACACTTATTGTATTGGGACTATTCACGACATGTATTAACTTCATCCAGAAAAAAGAAACAGCTGTAACCAAAAACGCAATCTTGAAAACAAGCTAA
- a CDS encoding DUF805 domain-containing protein, producing MSWYLKVIKNYVNFRDRARRKEYWMFTLVNFLIAMGVFVIEMAAGIDGWLYGLYSLFVFLPSLAVSIRRLHDTGRSGWWILISLIPLVGAIVILVFMCLEGESQSNKWGQNPKFGGGYL from the coding sequence ATGAGCTGGTATTTGAAAGTAATAAAGAACTATGTGAATTTTCGTGATAGAGCAAGAAGAAAAGAGTACTGGATGTTCACGCTCGTCAACTTTCTAATCGCAATGGGGGTCTTCGTGATTGAAATGGCTGCGGGTATAGACGGATGGTTATATGGACTTTATTCCCTGTTTGTCTTCCTGCCGTCACTTGCCGTATCGATCCGCCGTCTTCACGACACTGGCAGGAGCGGCTGGTGGATTTTGATCTCCCTTATCCCGCTCGTTGGAGCCATTGTGATTCTCGTATTCATGTGCCTGGAAGGAGAGAGTCAATCCAATAAATGGGGACAGAATCCTAAATTTGGCGGAGGCTATCTATAA
- the moaA gene encoding GTP 3',8-cyclase MoaA gives MKNVLDTRKRPLRDLRISVTDRCNFRCSYCMPKEIFGADYPFMKKDEILSFEEIVRLAELFAEYGVEKIRLTGGEPLLRKDLPVLVKRLSAMDGIKYVTLTTNGVFLAKHAKALKEAGICRVNVSLDSLDDEVFKKINNMNTSVSAVLKGIFAARDTGLEVKVNMVVKKGLNDQEILSMVRFFKEENITLRFIEYMDVGCTNGWNFRDVVSKKQLFDMIQEHYQLEPVKQDFFGEVAKRYRHKGTNTEVGFISSVTETFCGSCTRARLSTDGKLYTCLFASEGYDLRDMLRSGASDEEIAATIQSIWEKREDRYSEVRTEESQKNRKIEMSYIGG, from the coding sequence ATGAAGAATGTTCTCGATACCCGAAAACGACCGTTGCGTGATTTAAGAATTTCAGTAACGGATCGTTGTAATTTCAGATGCAGTTACTGCATGCCTAAAGAGATTTTCGGGGCTGATTATCCCTTTATGAAAAAAGATGAAATTCTTTCCTTTGAGGAAATTGTCCGCTTGGCGGAATTATTTGCGGAATATGGAGTGGAGAAGATTCGTTTAACCGGCGGGGAACCGTTGCTGAGAAAAGATCTTCCGGTGTTGGTTAAACGTCTTTCGGCGATGGATGGAATTAAATACGTCACGTTAACAACAAATGGAGTTTTCCTGGCAAAGCATGCGAAAGCGCTGAAAGAAGCAGGCATATGCCGGGTAAATGTCAGTCTTGATTCTCTTGATGATGAAGTGTTCAAAAAAATAAATAATATGAATACGAGTGTCTCGGCTGTTTTGAAGGGAATCTTCGCAGCAAGAGATACCGGGCTTGAAGTCAAGGTGAACATGGTTGTCAAGAAAGGGTTAAATGATCAGGAAATATTGTCGATGGTTCGTTTCTTTAAGGAAGAAAACATTACACTGCGTTTTATTGAATATATGGATGTTGGTTGTACGAATGGCTGGAATTTTAGAGACGTCGTCTCAAAAAAACAGCTGTTTGATATGATTCAGGAGCATTATCAGCTCGAACCTGTTAAGCAGGACTTCTTTGGAGAAGTGGCTAAGAGATATCGCCACAAAGGAACCAATACAGAGGTAGGGTTTATCTCTTCAGTCACGGAAACATTCTGCGGTTCATGTACGAGGGCGCGGTTATCAACAGATGGAAAGCTTTATACCTGTCTGTTCGCCTCAGAAGGATATGACTTAAGAGACATGCTCCGTTCAGGTGCATCTGATGAAGAAATTGCTGCAACGATCCAATCTATTTGGGAAAAGCGGGAGGACCGTTATTCTGAAGTCCGCACCGAAGAAAGCCAGAAGAATCGTAAAATCGAGATGTCGTATATTGGTGGATAA